One window from the genome of Crassostrea angulata isolate pt1a10 chromosome 2, ASM2561291v2, whole genome shotgun sequence encodes:
- the LOC128170533 gene encoding substance-K receptor-like: MKTGALSSKNDTFSLEKWNSYYSKLYLPNTVLLTIWLIIGTLGNATVIFVYQKGLKNKGHGRFFIPILATVDLMCVSVSATFNIVQITGRVTFPDSWICKMFFYSIRVILTHSMLIMTVIAISRFQHICHIIKYQIKTFHLWIAIAGTGIFSMLSYIPTFFAFGTVEVYKENITGYKCKEIDNDAIALDKGSLYFMAVVHGTSILLIIISYFSIAVFIFKAYCRRRRHTMNINTIESENGGNGLTMRSGPKNKQMKTPLWSYRFTLMFFTLQVCMLVGYIPHVIAIKKEEADPNFWDRKSDDISKNVHLAMRLLYFTNAVINPFLYGFFDPAFRRKLVYLICNRKRTGFA; encoded by the coding sequence ATGAAAACAGGCGCACTTTCTTCGAAAAATGATACTTTTTCACTTGAAAAATGGAATTCTTACTACAGCAAATTATATTTACCAAACACCGTTCTTCTTACTATATGGCTTATCATCGGAACGCTTGGAAATGCAACTGTAATTTTCGTTTACCAAAAAGGGTTGAAAAACAAAGGGCATGGGCGCTTTTTCATACCGATCTTGGCAACTGTAGATTTGATGTGTGTTTCAGTAAGTGCTACATTTAACATAGTCCAGATTACGGGACGTGTCACATTTCCTGACTCGTGGAtttgcaaaatgtttttttactCAATTCGGGTGATTTTGACTCATTCAATGCTTATTATGACAGTGATCGCTATTAGCAGATTTCAACATATTTGCCATATCATAAagtatcaaattaaaacatttcatttgtgGATCGCCATTGCAGGTACCGGAATATTTAGTATGTTGTCTTATATTccaactttttttgcatttggAACTGTCGAAGTTTACAAAGAAAACATTACTGGGTACAAGTGTAAGGAAATAGATAATGATGCCATTGCATTGGATAAAGGAAGTTTGTATTTCATGGCAGTCGTTCATGGGACAAGTATACTTCTCATAATTATATCATACTTTTCGATAGCAGTCTTTATCTTTAAAGCATACTGCAGACGCAGACGACATACTATGAATATAAATACCATTGAATCGGAAAACGGGGGAAATGGTTTAACAATGCGATCAGgtccaaaaaataaacaaatgaagaCACCTTTATGGTCGTACCGATTTACATTAATGTTTTTCACTCTACAAGTGTGTATGCTGGTTGGCTATATACCTCATGTTATTGCAATAAAGAAAGAAGAAGCAGATCCTAATTTCTGGGACAGGAAAAGTGAcgatatttctaaaaatgttcatttggCAATGAGATTGCTATACTTTACAAATGCTGTTATCAACCCTTTCTTATATGGATTTTTTGATCCCGCATTTCGAAGAAAACTTGTATATCTGATTTGCAACAGAAAACGTACTGGGTTTGCTTAA